In one Solanum dulcamara chromosome 1, daSolDulc1.2, whole genome shotgun sequence genomic region, the following are encoded:
- the LOC129886510 gene encoding pentatricopeptide repeat-containing protein At3g53360, mitochondrial-like, with protein sequence MSFIQLLRGCTNSKSLFNGKALHAQLLKFGSQNADIFTNNHLFTMYLKLNQLNDAQQLFDRMPERNIISWTTLISTYSQLGMYEKALGCFRSMNLEDGFAPNGFTYVAALSACSSLGAERTGKELHGRMLKTEESLNSFVTNCLVNFYGKCRLLKSARIVFDGILEPNSVTWASLISCYFHCGEYKEGWNMFLLALRGGVIVNEFFCGSVLGACAAIKSLQLGMQIHGLIVKSSLGMDQFVVTGLINFYAKCGRLELARQAFDEADGPELHAWTAIIGGCVQLGSGREAIELFCKLLSSGLKPSERTFSSVLGAFADVKEVGVGKQIHCRIVKLGFDSFSFVCNALLDFYSKSDLFVESLKLFQEMKEHDVVSWNTLIAGCVSSGRYEEAMRFLREMLLKGFEPSLYTYSSILSICGDVPAIEWGKQSHCRVLKSRFDSNVVVDSALVDMYAKCGRLGYARKVFDILPAKNLVSWNTMVVGYAQHGFGKEALEIYAMMQSNGVKPNDITFLGVLSACGHVGLLDKGLHHFTSMTKVHGIIPRTDHLACIVSLFARKGKTKEAYGFIKSFSGEPDKVVWRCLLSGCKANRDFILGKYAAEKILDIDPDDTSAYIVLSNIYAELQMWNETAKIRKLIKEKALKKETGHSWIELQNKMYTFSACHIMSLQESDLQQVLTGLTAQLLDSGYVPDLMFSLDFEEQVV encoded by the coding sequence atgTCCTTTATTCAACTCCTTCGTGGATGCACAAACTCAAAGTCCCTCTTCAATGGCAAAGCACTGCATGCACAGCTACTCAAATTTGGGTCCCAAAATGCAGACATTTTCACAAACAATCACTTGTTCACAATGTACTtaaaactcaatcaactcaatgATGCCCAACAACTGTTCGACAGAATGCCTGAAAGAAACATCATTTCTTGGACAACATTGATTTCTACATATTCTCAATTGGGTATGTATGAAAAAGCTTTGGGTTGCTTTAGATCAATGAATCTTGAAGATGGGTTTGCTCCAAATGGTTTTACATATGTGGCTGCTTTATCAGCTTGTAGTAGTTTAGGTGCTGAAAGAACAGGGAAGGAGTTACATGGGAGGATGTTGAAAACTGAGGAAAGTTTAAATAGCTTTGTGACTAATTGTTTGGTTAACTTTTATGGGAAATGTAGGTTGTTGAAGTCAGCTAGGATAGTTTTTGATGGCATTTTGGAACCCAATTCTGTTACTTGGGCTTCTCTGATTTCTTGTTATTTTCATTGTGGGGAGTATAAAGAAGGGTGGAACATGTTCTTGTTGGCATTGAGGGGAGGGGTGATAGTGAATGAGTTTTTCTGTGGGAGTGTTTTGGGTGCTTGTGCTGCGATAAAAAGCTTGCAACTTGGGATGCAAATTCATGGTTTGATTGTCAAGTCTAGTTTGGGGATGGATCAGTTTGTGGTGACtggtttgattaatttttacGCTAAATGTGGTCGATTGGAATTGGCACGTCAAGCTTTTGATGAGGCAGATGGACCGGAGTTGCATGCTTGGACTGCGATTATTGGAGGTTGTGTGCAGTTAGGGAGTGGAAGAGAGGCCATTGAACTTTTCTGTAAGTTGCTTTCCTCGGGGTTGAAACCAAGCGAGAGAACATTTTCATCAGTTCTTGGAGCTTTTGCTGATGTAAAAGAAGTTGGAGTTGGGAAACAGATCCATTGCCGGATTGTAAAATTGGGATTCGACTCGTTTAGTTTCGTATGCAATGCTTTGTTGGACTTCTACTCCAAAAGTGACCTATTTGTGGAATCATTAAAGCTCTTTCAAGAAATGAAAGAACATGATGTTGTTAGCTGGAATACGCTAATTGCTGGATGTGTGAGCTCAGGTCGGTATGAAGAAGCTATGAGATTTCTCAGGGAAATGTTGCTTAAGGGTTTCGAACCGAGTCTTTACACATACTCTAGCATTTTGAGCATTTGTGGTGATGTACCAGCTATTGAATGGGGCAAGCAATCCCATTGCCGTGTACTGAAGTCTAGATTTGATTCCAATGTGGTTGTTGACAGCGCCCTCGTTGACATGTATGCTAAATGTGGACGACTTGGTTATGCACGTAAAGTTTTTGACATCCTTCCCGCGAAAAACTTGGTATCTTGGAACACCATGGTTGTTGGATACGCCCAACATGGATTTGGGAAAGAAGCTTTAGAAATTTATGCTATGATGCAGAGCAATGGGGTTAAACCCAACGATATCACATTTCTTGGAGTATTATCTGCCTGTGGACACGTTGGACTTTTAGACAAGGGACTTCACCATTTTACTAGCATGACTAAGGTACACGGAATCATTCCGAGGACAGATCACTTAGCTTGTATAGTTAGTCTATTTGCacgaaaaggaaaaacaaaagaAGCTTATGGTTTTATAAAGAGCTTTTCCGGGGAACCAGATAAGGTAGTGTGGCGTTGCCTCTTGTCTGGTTGCAAAGCTAACAGAGACTTCATCTTGGGGAAATATGCTGCTGAAAAGATCCTAGATATCGATCCAGATGATACTTCAGCCTACATTGTATTATCTAACATTTACGCGGAGTTACAGATGTGGAATGAAACAGCCAAAATTAGAAAGCTTATAAAGGAGAAGGCGTTAAAGAAAGAAACTGGACATAGTTGGATTGAATTACAGAATAAAATGTATACATTCTCTGCATGTCATATCATGTCCCTTCAAGAAAGTGATCTGCAGCAAGTTTTGACTGGCTTAACAGCCCAATTATTAGATTCAGGCTATGTCCCTGATCTCATGTTTTCGTTGGATTTTGAGGAGCAAGTTGTCTGA
- the LOC129886520 gene encoding peroxidase 5-like produces the protein MDSKGINLSALALLACLILSFSSSILAYRTPYRPQIRVGYYRYTCPYAENIVQHVVNRAVSRNPGIAAGLIRLHFHDCFVRGCDASVLLDGPNSEKEGIPNKNSLRGFEVIDAAKAALEAACPGTVSCADILAFAARDSSYKVGKIYYDVQAGRRDGHVSIDSETLTNLPSPFVNATELIKNFARKGMSVDEMVTLSGAHSIGIAHCGVFASRLYPQNNLPIDPEYANFLKSICPPEALTNGTGAANPMNLDALTPNRLDNRYYFALKSQKGLLISDQGLMTNPTTAKLVNYNARFGSIWSRKFAAAMIHMGTLDVLTGRNGEIRRNCHFVN, from the exons ATGGATTCCAAAGGCATCAACCTTTCAGCTCTTGCACTTTTGGCTTGcttgattttatcattttcatcatctaTTCTTGCCTATCGAACACCATATCGGCCACAAATTAGAGTTGGTTACTATAGATATACTTGTCCCTATGCCGAAAACATTGTTCAACATGTTGTAAACAGAGCCGTCTCTCGTAATCCAGGCATTGCTGCTGGCCTTATCAGGTTACATTTTCACGATTGCTTTGTCAGG GGGTGTGATGCATCTGTACTATTGGATGGGCCAAATTCCGAGAAGGAAGGTATTCCCAACAAGAACAGTTTACGAGGTTTCGAGGTGATTGATGCTGCAAAAGCTGCACTGGAGGCTGCATGTCCTGGAACTGTCTCGTGTGCAGACATACTTGCATTTGCTGCTCGGGACAGTTCCTacaaagttggaaaaatatacTATGATGTCCAAGCTGGACGTCGTGATGGACATGTTTCTATTGACTCTGAAACATTGACTAATCTTCCTTCTCCTTTCGTCAATGCCACGGAACTCATCAAGAATTTTGCAAGGAAAGGTATGTCTGTTGATGAAATGGTGACCCTCTCTGGCGCCCATTCCATTGGCATTGCACATTGCGGTGTTTTTGCTAGCCGTTTGTACCCTCAAAACAATCTTCCAATTGATCCTGAATATGCAAACTTCTTGAAGTCCATTTGTCCACCAGAAGCACTTACAAATGGGACAGGAGCTGCTAATCCCATGAACCTTGATGCCTTGACACCAAACAGGTTGGATAACAGATATTACTTTGCATTAAAGAGTCAAAAGGGATTGTTGATTTCGGATCAGGGATTGATGACAAACCCAACAACAGCTAAGTTGGTGAACTACAATGCGAGATTTGGTTCAATTTGGTCAAGGAAGTTTGCAGCTGCAATGATTCACATGGGTACATTGGATGTCCTCACAGGTCGCAACGGAGAGATCAGGAGGAACTGTCATTTCGTGAACTAA
- the LOC129886538 gene encoding peroxidase 5-like: MDSKGFNASALALLACLILSFSSSILAYRTPYRPQIKVGYYRYTCPYAENIVQHVVNRAVSRNPGIAAGLIRLHFHDCFVRGCDASVLLDGPNSEKEGIPNKNSLRGFEVIDAAKAALEAACPGTVSCADILAFAARDSSYKVGKIYYDVQAGRRDGRVSIDSETLANLPSPFVNATELIKNFARKGMSVDEMVTLSGAHSIGIAHCGVFASRLYPQNNQQNLPIDPEYADFLKSICPPEALTNGMGAANPMNLDALTPNRLDNRYYLALKSQKGLLISDQSLMTNPTTAKLVNYNARFGSIWSRKFAAAMIHMGTLDVLTGRNGEIRRNCHIVN, translated from the exons ATGGATTCCAAAGGCTTCAATGCTTCAGCTCTTGCACTTTTGGCTTGcttgattttatcattttcatcatctaTTCTTGCCTATCGAACACCATATCGGCCACAAATTAAAGTTGGTTACTATAGATATACTTGTCCCTATGCCGAAAACATTGTTCAACATGTTGTAAACAGAGCTGTGTCTCGTAATCCAGGAATTGCTGCTGGCCTTATCAGGTTACATTTTCACGATTGCTTTGTCAGG GGGTGTGATGCATCCGTGTTATTGGATGGACCAAATTCTGAGAAGGAAGGTATTCCCAACAAGAACAGTTTACGAGGTTTCGAGGTGATTGATGCTGCAAAAGCTGCATTAGAGGCTGCATGCCCTGGAACCGTCTCATGTGCAGACATACTTGCGTTTGCTGCTCGGGACAGTTCCTACAAAGTTGGGAAAATATACTATGATGTCCAAGCTGGACGTCGTGATGGTCGTGTTTCTATTGATTCTGAAACATTGGCTAATCTTCCTTCTCCTTTCGTCAATGCCACGGAACTCATCAAGAATTTTGCAAGGAAAGGTATGTCAGTTGATGAAATGGTGACCCTCTCTGGCGCGCATTCCATTGGCATTGCACATTGCGGTGTTTTTGCTAGCCGTTTGTATCCTCAAAACAATCAACAGAATCTTCCAATTGATCCTGAATATGCAGACTTCTTGAAGTCCATTTGTCCACCAGAAGCACTTACAAATGGGATGGGAGCTGCTAATCCCATGAACCTTGATGCCTTGACACCAAACAGGCTGGATAACAGATATTACTTGGCTTTAAAGAGTCAAAAGGGACTGTTGATTTCTGATCAGTCATTGATGACAAACCCGACAACTGCTAAATTGGTGAACTATAATGCGAGATTTGGTTCCATTTGGTCAAGGAAGTTTGCAGCTGCAATGATTCACATGGGTACTTTGGATGTCCTCACAGGTCGTAACGGAGAGATCAGGAGGAACTGTCATATCGTGAACTAA